TTGCTGTCGATATCGGTGACCTTCAGATGCACGACTTCCGACACCCGCAGTCCGGCGGCGTACGCGGTCATCAGGATGGTGCGGTGCTTGAGACTGGCGACCGACTCGAAGAAGGTGGTGATCTCCTCCAGGCTGAGGACGACCGGCAGTCGGAACGGCTTCCTCGGCAAGGGAAAATCCTCGTCGCTCCAGTCGCGCTTAAGCGTCACACGGTAGAGAAACCGGAGTGCGCCGATCGTTGGGCCGAGGCTGCCGGGTGCCAGCTTGCGCTCTTCCCGGAGATAGATGAGCCAGGCCCGGATCTCGTCGGGGCCCAGCAGTTCGGGCGAACGGTGAAAGTGACGGGCGTAACTGGATACCTGAATCAGATAGGACTTCTGTGTGTTCTCGGCGAGATTACGGATCTCCATGTCGTGCAACATGCGTTGGCGCAGCGGCGTCATGACTAACCTCCTGGAAGCAGTGGTGGAGCCCGGTTGGGCATCCACATACTGCTCCTGGAGGTATCTGCGTCCCCTCGTTGGGATCCTGCGTCAGCTCACCGCGACAATGAACGTCAGCCATCAGCTCTCGCACTCCTCCCACTACCGCGTCAGCGGTTTAGTACTAGCGTCACTATGTACCCTTCCGGGTTATGTCGGGTGACACAATTGAACCTCGACGATCGACCGAAGATTGCGGGGTCGTCAAGCAGATCGCTCAAGCGATCACCCGACATAATTTGGTGAGGTTAAAGACTGTTCAGGAAGCCGAGGAGTTCGTCTGTCGGCTTGAAGCGTCCTGGCGTGCCGCGTCGCGGAGTTGCTTTCGCAAGGGCCTGTTCCTTCATCGCAAGGGTCGCTTCGACATAGATCTCCGTGGTTTCCACCGATTCATGCCCGAGCCACAACGCGATGACCGAGCGACGAACGCCTGATTGCAGAAGGTCCATGGCCATAGTGTGTCTCAAACAGTGGACAGTGACCCGCTTCTGCTTCAATGACGGGCAAACTTCACACGCGGTTTTGCGGTGCTTGTTTAGCAAGTACTGCACACCATGGACACTGAGGCGTTCACCCCGCTCGCTGGGAAAAAGTACTGCGCCATCGCCGCGTTGTGGTTCTCGCAGCCACGCTTTCAGTACGGCGCGAGTGGATTTCGCGATGGGGGTACAGCGCTCTTTCCGACCCTTTCCGATTACCCTCACGTGTGCGCCGGTGCCAAGCACCACATCCTCGCGATTGAGTCCCGTCATCTCGGACAGGCGCAGACCGGTCTGTACCGCGACCAATAGAAAGGCGTGGTCGCGCCGGCCAGACCACGTGCCTTGATCAGGCGCGGCAAGCAAGGCGTCGACTTCTGGATGCGTCAGAAAGTGAATCAGCGTACGGGTGAAGCGCTTGCTGGGGATGGCAAGCACCCGTTGGATCTGGGCGGCATGGTCTGGTGCTTCGTAAGCGGCGTAGCGAAAGAAAGAGTGAATCGCCGCGAGGCGCAGATTTCTGGTGCGAACACTAACGCCCTGGTTCTTCTCAATTTCGTCCAGGAACGCGACGATCAGAGGAGTATCGATGTCTTCGAGGTTTAGCTGCGACGG
Above is a genomic segment from Paraburkholderia aromaticivorans containing:
- a CDS encoding site-specific integrase codes for the protein MNKAATFAPLLERFFTQRLMQERQASPHTIGAYRDSYRQFLKFVQQRLHKSPSQLNLEDIDTPLIVAFLDEIEKNQGVSVRTRNLRLAAIHSFFRYAAYEAPDHAAQIQRVLAIPSKRFTRTLIHFLTHPEVDALLAAPDQGTWSGRRDHAFLLVAVQTGLRLSEMTGLNREDVVLGTGAHVRVIGKGRKERCTPIAKSTRAVLKAWLREPQRGDGAVLFPSERGERLSVHGVQYLLNKHRKTACEVCPSLKQKRVTVHCLRHTMAMDLLQSGVRRSVIALWLGHESVETTEIYVEATLAMKEQALAKATPRRGTPGRFKPTDELLGFLNSL
- a CDS encoding tyrosine-type recombinase/integrase codes for the protein MTPLRQRMLHDMEIRNLAENTQKSYLIQVSSYARHFHRSPELLGPDEIRAWLIYLREERKLAPGSLGPTIGALRFLYRVTLKRDWSDEDFPLPRKPFRLPVVLSLEEITTFFESVASLKHRTILMTAYAAGLRVSEVVHLKVTDIDSKRMVIRVNQGKNRKDRYVMLSPRLLDILRLYWQDAHPKEWLFPGSIPGRPITRHAVGDACELARKRSGIAKPVTPHSLRHAFATHLLEAGTDVRRIQLLMGHRSLSTTCRYLKVATSTVCATTSPFDLLPHPAPIPSPPPAPEYF